In Pseudomonas sp. LRP2-20, the genomic window ACGTACAAGTGCCTGGCCTCGTAGCCCATGGCCTTGCCGAGGTCGTACTTGAGCTGCGGGTTGAAGTGCAGGTTGGCGTGGTAGTCCGACTGGTTGCGGTGGCTGGCGCTGGCATCCTTGTTGTTGATCACCCAATCCATGAAACCGTCGAACAGGATGTCCGAGTTGCCTGCCGGAAAGGTGATGGCCCAGGCCGGCGTCACCTGCCACGCGCCGGAGGGTACGCGGTTGCCGTCGGGCTTGCGGTAGTAGACGTTCAGCTGGAAGTAGTCGAAACCAGGTATGGCCAGATCGACGGCTGGGCCGAGCAGGTAAGCCTCGACATCACCCTCGCCGAACTCGTAGGTACTGGCGATCAGCACATCCTTGATCGGGCCGAATGACAGGTCGGCGCCGCTGAGCTTGCCCAGCGACAGGCGCGGGCTGAATTCGCCGTAATAGCTGCTGTTGCCATTATTGGCGCTTTCCTTGCCGTTGTAGTTGATCTGGTCGACGAAGAACCAGATGTCACCCCACGTCCAGTTGCTCGCACTCTCGAAGGTGAAGGTCTGCTGGATGGGCGGGTCGACCTTGTAGTTCTTGCCCCAGAGGTAAGTCAGGCTTTCATTGTGCCAAAGCAACGGACCATCGTTGACAGTCGGCCCTGGCGCCAGGTCCTTTCCGCCGGCAAGGGACTGCCCGGTTGCCAGCACGCCGCTCGCGATCAGCAGGGAAGCCAGGGTACGTTCCATGTTCATGCTCCTCACCTTGCGATTTCACAAACCTATTGAGTAGTTGGCCGGGAGGAGGCTGTCAAATGCCGCTGGCCTTCACAGCCCGCCACCGAAGCGATACTGCCAGACCACTCCCGCCACATCGAACTCGCTGCCGGTGCGGGTGTGCGCGCCATTGCTGGCAAACAGCTTCACCAAGTTGTTGCGGTTGACCGGAAGGGTGAGGGTGCAGCCATAGCGGGAGTTTTCCTGGAAGTCGTGGTTGCCAACCCCGTCGACCGAGGTGTTGCCACCCGCGAAGTAGGTACCGTCAAGCGAGGCCCAGATACCGTTTTGAAAGGCATAGATAAGGTGCACCTGGGTCTGGTAGATCGGCCGCTGGGAAAACCTGCGGTTGCCAAGGTACTGGTCATTGTCGGTGAAGAAGGTGCCCGCGCCTGACAATTCCAGGGTCACCGCGCCGATGCGCTTGGAGATGCCGATTTCGGGCTTGAACGACCAGCGATTGTTGCCGAGGTTGACCAGCCGGCTGGAGTCGTATTGGCCAAGCGGCGCGGTGATCGCCAGGCTGGAGCCGATGATCACGTCCTGCTGGTAGCTGGGAAACTGCGCCAGGGACAGTGCCGGGGCGCCATACCAGTTGACCGAAAAGCGCAATCTCGGGTCGATCAGGCCGGTCACATTGCGCTCCCGCGGCTCACCGGCGAACAAGGCAGAGCCCGTCAACCTTGCCTCGGGTACGACGACATCGAACTTGGCCGAACGGCCCCAGACCTCCAATGACCTGGCATAGGCAAACACCACCGTTTCGATGTCGAGCCTGGCGTCCTCCAGCGGGACTGAGGGGTTGGCGGTCACGTTGCCACGCAGTTCGCTGTAGCCCAGCAACAGGAAGTTGATGCCGACCGGCGTGTTGGCGTAGGCCCTGGGTTCCAGATCCTCGGCGATTGCTGCCTGAGCGAACAGTAGCATTGGGATCAGCAATGGACTCAGCCTGATCTCGTAGAGTCTGTGTTTCGCCGCCATTCGCTCGCTTCCTGTCAGGCCGCCCGAGTGCTATGTACTGTTGTAGCCGATCTGCTTGCCGTTGCCATGCAGGGCGGGTGGAGCCGGCTACTGGTCAGTGGACACCCTGATCTTCAAGGGATTTGCGCAACGCATGCACGCCGACTGCAACGATCAATCCGGTCATGACGATGCCGGCCAGGCCGATCAGCATGGCCAGGCAGCGCGCCAGGCCAAGCTTGGGCACCAGGTCTCCGTAGCCGATGGTCAGGCCTGTCACGAAGGAAAAGTACAGGCCATCG contains:
- a CDS encoding outer membrane protein OmpK encodes the protein MERTLASLLIASGVLATGQSLAGGKDLAPGPTVNDGPLLWHNESLTYLWGKNYKVDPPIQQTFTFESASNWTWGDIWFFVDQINYNGKESANNGNSSYYGEFSPRLSLGKLSGADLSFGPIKDVLIASTYEFGEGDVEAYLLGPAVDLAIPGFDYFQLNVYYRKPDGNRVPSGAWQVTPAWAITFPAGNSDILFDGFMDWVINNKDASASHRNQSDYHANLHFNPQLKYDLGKAMGYEARHLYVGLEYDYWSDKYGIRDSKGFTTDQNTASALVKYHF
- a CDS encoding transporter codes for the protein MLLFAQAAIAEDLEPRAYANTPVGINFLLLGYSELRGNVTANPSVPLEDARLDIETVVFAYARSLEVWGRSAKFDVVVPEARLTGSALFAGEPRERNVTGLIDPRLRFSVNWYGAPALSLAQFPSYQQDVIIGSSLAITAPLGQYDSSRLVNLGNNRWSFKPEIGISKRIGAVTLELSGAGTFFTDNDQYLGNRRFSQRPIYQTQVHLIYAFQNGIWASLDGTYFAGGNTSVDGVGNHDFQENSRYGCTLTLPVNRNNLVKLFASNGAHTRTGSEFDVAGVVWQYRFGGGL
- a CDS encoding potassium channel family protein, encoding MRAMKQLRHDFIREFWRGLRVVWPIVSVLLAVMALLGLVVGELEGWPLGDGLYFSFVTGLTIGYGDLVPKLGLARCLAMLIGLAGIVMTGLIVAVGVHALRKSLEDQGVH